The Glycine soja cultivar W05 chromosome 19, ASM419377v2, whole genome shotgun sequence genomic sequence ATTCACAGAAAAGCATATCTCTGGTCTACTGATGGTGACACACTTAAGAGCACCAACAACTAACATGTAAAAAGAAGGACCAGACAGTAAATTCCACCCTGTTTCAAGAGTTTACAGCGAGAAAGCATAGGAGAGGAGATAGCTTCTGCTTCAAGCATTTAGTTTTGGCAAGGAGGTCCCTGTATTGTGTTTGAGCCATGAGAAGAATGCCATTGGATTGGGCCACTGGGGTCAAGCCTCAATCCTAGGAAATAATCAAGAGTGCCCGTTTGCTTGAGAGATCACAAAGTCCAGCTTGTGAATGAGGTGCTGAACGAGCGGAGGAGTTGCCTGTGATTATTATATCATCCGTAAATAAACAATGCAGAAGTTGTGGTAGTAAATGAACAGAGAAGGGGCATATTTCCTGTCTTTAAAGCCAAATTGTAGTAAAGCGGTCTTGAGTCTCTCAAACCAAGCCCTTGGAGCTTGTTTGAGACCATAGATGACTTTATGAGGCATGCACACTAGAGAAGTATCAGTGGCTTCAACGCCCAAAAGGTTGGGCCATGTAAACTTCTTCAAGGAAGCCATTGAGCAAAAACCTTGTTAACATCCAACTAAAAAATAGACCATTAGTGAGTGAGAGCTAGAATCAAAATAATCCTGATGGAGGCATGTTTGATGATAGGGGAAAATGTCTCATTAAAGTTTACTTAATAtgtatgatgattttttttttgttggtctgATGGTGTCAATCACTAggctctttttatttatttataagatgcACATATTTCCTTGGATGACATGtaagtttacattttttttgtaggtCCTATGTCTTTTGGCACCTCTATTtccaaaaaatatcaatttgttTTGGCAAGATGAGGTAATATTTTTCtgctaaaaaaatgttatctgaTTGAAATCTTAGTTCTTTGCTAATTTCTTTACCTTTTGTTAGAGGTTGACCCAAGTTTTCGGTTATACATTACTATTGAAACTTGTCATACTCATGCAAATAATTATTGAAGGTTTAGCATTTTCGTCTCTTGATTGTGCATCTATTGATACAAATACTGAGATCATAAAAGTTGGAGTTTTGTTAGGCTTTCTGatccttaaaaatatttagatgaAGCAAACAGTCTACagcagttttgtaattttgtatcaAATGTGCCTGTAGAATTCTGTATGTATTATTGATAAATCAATAAATGCTTCACAtacttatttcattttataatatagtgTATCATAAAATGTGATTTTGAATTAGTTACAACTTAGAATTTCAAGATGGTTATTATAGATCAAAATGTAATTAATGTGTGTATTTGGTAAGCTCTAGATTCCAAAGATGAAGGCATATGTTAGTGATACAGAAGACTTGAAACAGGATCCATCATATCAAGACACTTGGGACGACATGATAATCAATGTGAGTGTGATTGACTTGTTTAACATCCTATCCTCCCCTTGTTCTACTGTATAATGTGTTGTAATTAGTAAGAAGTATTTGTCTTGGAGTCAAACTTTCTGATGAACGCATTAGCTGTTTTTATTCAAGTAGGTCGGGTCATTTAATTTGTTTGCTGCTGGAATATTTCTTGAATTAGGTAATTGTGAGCTACAAAATAATAGTGCTACTGAAGCGATCAAACATGTTTCTGAAATTGGTTTTGTTGCTAAGCAAAAGCACAATGGTTGATCAGTATATCAATTCTGGTTATGTGAAGCTAATTTAACTCACTTTGATGTCCTAGACATTGTGCTAAATGTGAAATCCAAACATCCTCCAGCAAGAAATTTTGATATCATCTCTTTATCTTGGGTTGCAGTTTCTTGCAGAATCATTGGATGTGATCCAAGATGCAGATTGGgttatgtctcttggaaatgtTTTTGCCAAACATTATGAACTTTATGCATCTGATGATCAACACACTGCACTTCTTCACCGGTATGAATGCTCTAACCTAAAGTGTTCTTTTGTAGATGCAATAGAAACATAATGTGTTAAATATTGCTTTCTGTTGCTTGAGAAGTTGTTTTATTCACAGTTCATGTTTATATGTTATCGATacaaaataaggaaaatgaaattgtatttGTACTGGTAAGATTCAGGTTGGCTACGGAATTTGAAATTGATAGCTAATGATTCATCCTTTGTCTGATGAAAAACAATGCCAGAATCAATGTTGAACTGCTTGTGCACTTTTGGTGTTATCCATATTGATATGGGGTTTGGTTGTTGGTTCAGTCTATTCATTGTTCCTGTGGATCTATGTTCTTATACAGTGATTAAATTGGTTGATTATGATATATCTACCCTTGTGTAGCTTaaccctcccccataccttcgcttAGGAGCCTTGTGGCACTGGGTTATGCTGGTTTTTATTCCTCACTGTTCTGTCTTTTCCCCCCTTCTTATGTTTAGGGGCCTTTGCTGTGCTCTTGTAAGGCTGTACGCACTTGAAAAGGTTTAGGTTTATGTTCAAGGGAACTAATGTTGCATTGGAAATGGTTCTTTTTATCCTCTCCTATCTCATGCCATGATTTTGATGGTATGAACCATTCAGCTAGGGTTATTGTAAGATATACCTCCTCACATATTTATCTTGAAGTTCTTTACACTCGTGCAAAATTGTGCTTTTGAAAGTTGCTATTACCTCCTATACAATGACAAAGGATGATGCTAATTTTCTATTAGATGAAATTCCATTGTCAAAATTTCCTTCATATTTTCTAGTTTCTACTGGACACTGTAGCTTGCATGAAATTTTAGTTCATGAAGTTTGTTTTCCCCTTTCAGTAcatttaattaactatattatattaatatatggaAAAATAAGGTAGAAACAAAGCGTGTTGGAGATGCCATATCAACTAGAGATATGACTAAAATAGAGTATACAAGTGGGAGCAATCCTCACTTTATATGTCAgttttgtaggattgagttGTGCTCAAACCCAAATTCTAAGATGACATCAAAGTCTATCCTAGCAATTGTTGTTGACCCTATCAGGCCACCCCACTTGCAGATGTCCAATCTTGCAAACTTCACGCTTGAAATCAGGGATGGATCCAAAATTGTATCaaggggaatttttttttacacaattatttaaatatctaacttctaataaataattatttaataaataattagtttcaaaaaatatttattaataattttttgtgtaaACCTAAAGATAAGATCCActtctaaaagaaaattaagcaaACGTCAACTCAacaccttatttttttttattcattttcctctattaatatattttaaaattttttttcctcatatATATAAGGGTGTTGAGGGAGGGGTGATCAAGGCCCTTGCTTGCCCCCTTGGTCCGTCCCTGCTTGAAATGGTCAATCCTTTGCGCGAAGAGATTGTGTTGGAGATCCCATATTGACTATTGATATGACTAaaatagagtatataagtgggggATAATTCTCGTCTTACAAGTTGGTTTtgtagggttgagttaggcctaaaCCCAAATTCTAAGAATATCTACCACTATAAGTTATACCAACTATTACACTATCTTTATGGgatgatttaatttaaagttGTATTGAAAGTTCTTATCATATAGGTCATATCTACGAAATGTTATGTTTATTAAAACGGTTTAAATCTCATTGATGTACATCAAAATTGATATAATATAGGGGTGTAATTTGATCCCTTTTCTCTCTCTGTGTATATATGAGAAAGAATCACTTAACAGTAAGTATCAAATTTTTGCACTTACAccacttaataattttatttagaacATGAAATTAACTAATCCAGTAGTTAAATTCTTTGATATTTTCTTATTGACCATGtatatcaaatttcaaataacttTAAACATTCATTTGTATGTTATCCAACAATGAACATTTATTCATATTGTAAATGGCATATTATCTGTTAAAATAAAGTTGTACGATATGAATATTTTGGTTTTGTCTATACATGTCTCTCTATGCCTGCTTTCTgaaaattgaacataatttaTGGACATATTGAACTTAAGACTTGAAAGGGTGTGAAAAGCAATATTGAACTTGAACAGGTGCTTGGGAATTCTGCTTCAAAAGGTTAACGACAGAGCTTATGTCTGTGATAAAATAGATTGGATGTACAAGCAAGCAAACATTGCAAATCCAACAAATAGACTTGGGTTGGCAAAAGCAATGGGATTGGTAATTTagcctcttcttttatttatttatttaaatcttgttggattcattttccttttcctattgcttaactttttttctatttaaaaaggTTGCTGCATCACACTTGGATACAGTGTTAGAGAAGCTGAAGGATATTTTAGACAATGTTGGACAAAGCATATTTCAGAGGTTTATGCCAGACTTATAGGATTGAGTGCATACATTTTTCTTTCTGAATTGGTTTATCAGCTGATATCATAAGCCCCTGCTGATGCATATgaatattgaacataatttatgGACATATTATGTTGCCTCTTTTTCTAAATCTGCTCCCTCTTTTCTTTATGGTTCGAATGTTCATAAATAAACTTTACAAGCTATGTTGTATCATGCTGTTGTGTTTTTTGAAATGTTCTTTGATGAAGTTTTAATGTTGTTCTGATCTTATTGTCACACTCATGATTTATTTTCATCATCCATTGtctccttttatgttttttttttttattttcacgtttTCGATGTTTGCAGTTCAATATCACATTGAAGGTCAAAACCCTAAGTATGTTTTTGATTTATAACTGACGAAATTGTGGCTCCTTGTGTAATATGTTAACAAACTGATAACTAAGCTTGTATATCTCCGTAGTATTACTGGAACTTTCTCTGTcactgaaattaatttaaatggaCTCCAGAAACAGAGGATATCAATTTGCATTGATCCTCTTTAGCCGAAAAAGGAAAATACAGAATGCTAAGAGGATAAAAATCTTTACTTGATGCACATCACCCAATACCCAATCTGTTTCCTTCTCTTTATGCATTTCTCCCATATGTTTTTCCCTTGCTTTCATATACTGCCAAATCCCCATTCTGTCCCTTATTGCCTTGAGTCTCTTACCTATCCTTCCTTCAGGTGTTCTTaaaatgtttcttttcttttcctttctgagATGCAATTAGATTCAGAATTTGTCTTATTTGTTTGTTCATATATATTTCCTTTGGTTGAACAATAGGTTTGCATCAGAACATGTCATCAGTTTAAAGAGAGATCTTTATTTCCTTTCATTGAACATTAACTTAGTTTGCATTAGAACATTGCAACATATTGGGAAAAACCCAAGTCCCATATTGGCTAGAGATAAGACAaagatagaatatataagtggggCGCAATCCTCACCCGAGCTAggttttggggttgagttataGGGTGAGGGTTGCGcctcacttatatactcttTCTTGGCCTTATCTTTAGCCAATGTGGGACTTGGATTTTTCCTAATACATCCCCTCACGCCTAGCACTTTTGGGCTTGGTGCGTAGATAATATGGTGGGTGGCCCGTTAATGGATTTAGGATAGGTTCTGacaccatcttagaatgtgggtttgagcttaactcaaccccaaaagctagctcatagggtgagggttgtccctcacttatatactTTTTCTTGGTCTTATCTCTAGCCAATGAGGGACTTGGATTTTTCTCTGTACAACAGTTCCTTAACTTACCCTTTGGatgctttttttccttttccttttctaagaTTTAATTAGATTCAGACTTTGTGTGATCTGTTTGTAGCTTTCATTTGTTGCAGGATACTGTCATTGTTCTCTGATAGTTTCAGAACAGAAGAGTCTGATGACATACATGCTGCTTTGGCACTAATGTATGGATATGCTGCAAAGTATGCCCCATCAACAGTTATTGAAGCCAGAATAAATGCCCTTGTTGTAGgtcatcttttttctctgctTTTGACTCGGTAGTTATACAACAATCTTTACTTTGTTGTGTTGCTTTATTTCTTACCAGATACCAAGGGAATAAAAATTGCTGTGTTTGGAGTTTTCTGTTTAAATGCAGCCTTAATTTATCAAATACAGAAAGAGCTTTTatgaacaataaaagaaaaaaaattgttttgaggtatttttttaaacatcagCTTTCAAAAAGAGGCTAATAAcagtttatatattattacagTTTTTCCATTGATGAAAACAGGTTTATTAATAATGAGTAGTTTCTTACGAAGTCAGTTTGTATATTGTTGGGTTATTGCACACCGAGTAggtgtatatatatacaagGGTTTGCTAAGGTACACACTTGTTTTTTAGTATGAGTACGTTAGCAAGTTATAGTTAGATATTGTCTTAAAATACACCAATGGTGTAGCTTGCTAACACTCTCATACTAAAAATAGGTATGTGTACGTTAGCAAATGCTTGTAGGATTTGCTAACGTTACACACTTGTTTTTTAATATGAGTGCGTTAGTAAGCTATAACTAGAGATTCTCTTTAAGTACTCCAATGGTGTAGCTTGCTAACACACTCATACTAAAAAGCAAGTGTGTACATTAGCAAATCCCATATATATGATTTTGCCCTTAGTTGACAATAGATTGAACACAAGTAATAGAAAGACTAATGCTTGTAGAATAATGATTCTcattacaaaaaagaaaaaagatgaattaCAGACTTATTTAAACTGAATATAGCTGGATTTCCAGCACAAAATCAGGAAATCTGATCCTATTTACTAGAAAATAATCTGAATACAGAAAAGAAATATCCTTATATGCATGAAAGCTACAAAATAGTAAAACAAGTGTAGGTTGGGTATCTCCTTTCCTGTAAATGtgttattttggttatttgCTTATGTTTGTAGTTAGGCAAAGTTGATTTGATGGTGTCATTAATGGGCAGGGCACCAACATGCTCTCTCGGCTTCTTCATGTGCGTCTCCCCAAAGCAAAGCAAGCTGTCATCACCGCAATTGATTTACTAGGTTTATAATTATCTTTTCCGAATTTAACTATCATTGATTTTCATGTTATTCCTTTCATTTTGTTACTTCTGCCCAATAATGTTGTCATCAGCACTTATGTGTTTTTCTTGTCACttctttgaaaattttatgcTAAAAATGGATTGCTATGAAACCAACTTTAGAGAATGAACATTTTGTGAAAGTTGTGTTTATTTTTCCCCACATACTATAGTTTAAGAAATCATGcaattcatgctttgtttgTTTAAGGAATATATATGATGGCTGATTTTGTTCCATTAATTTTGTGAGCATGATGTAATTCTGATATTGCAGGTAATGCTGTCATTAATGCTGCTGAAAGTGGCTCGCCATTTCCATTGAAAAGAAGGGACCAACTGCttgattatattttaactttgaTGGGCCGGGATGATGAAGATGGTTTTGCTGATTACAATGATCTTTTGCGTACTCAGGTATATAAAACTGTGCTAGGCCCAAGGTGAAGTCACTTGTTAATTTATGCTTGAGAGTATTTGAGTTTTCTAATGTGCTTCATTTTAATTAGGCCCTTGCTATAAGTGCCTGCACTACTTTGGTCTCTGTGGAACCAAAGCTAACAGTTGAAACTAGAAGCCATGTAATGAAGGTATGGGCATTtcatttgatttatatataattcaacctTTTAGCCATCTGAGTTTCCTGATGAATTTGACAGGCTACGTTGGGGTTCTTTGCTATACCAAATGATCCTGTTGATGTTGTCAATCCCCTTATAGACAACTTGATTACTCTTTTATGTGCAATTCTTCTCACTGGGTAATTTAAGTAAAAGACTTCATGTTATTTATTCTGCTTAAGTTTCTGGTTTGTTTAAGTTACCTGTCCTTTTGAAGATTGTTTaactttattgttttcttgtacTCTGCATCATTGTGCCTCCCAAATGATTATTTTTgatatagaaaaaaatgttgCTCTTTTGTTAGATCTGTTTTAATTGCATCCTGGCTATCACTTGTAATTTGTTGTTGGCTAAAAGGATTGAGAGAATTTgcaagagaaaaagagaaagagagagagaagattgAGATTGAGAAACTGATATTATTCAACCCAACCATAAACTGATTACAAGGATGAATATATAGTTGGATAACTACCAACTAACCTAACTGTCAACTAACCCAGCTGTTACAAAGCTGATAGACACTAACTAACTAGACTCTCAACTGATAACAGTCTAACTACTAACTGCAGTGGTTAGAATATCAGTTAAcgaatagaaaacaaaaaaagaaagcactGCGAGTAATGAATATTCCCTTATATCGGCACTGCATTTTACGCATTATAAACATGATATCTTCGTCTttcatctctctttttttaactGCACCTGTCACTCAATATATCCCATTAAAAAGTTTGTTTCACACATATTAGATTGTCCTGTGTATTTAgagttacttttttatttttaataatatttagtgGAGAAGATGGAAGAAGTCGAGCAGAGCTGCTAATGCTTATCTTGAGGCAAATTGATCAATTTGTCTGTTCTCCTGTTGAGTATCAGAGGAAAAGAGGCTGTCTTGCTGTCCATGAGATGCTTCTAAAGTTTCGGATGATTTGTGTCAGTGGGTATTGTGCACTGGGCTGTCGTGGGAGTTGTGCACATAACAAGCAAATGGACCGAACTCTATATGGGAATTTTTCAAAGCTGCCATGTAAATATGTTCCATTAGACAGCTCTGAATTGCTTGTCTTTCATGTATtctaaagtatattttttcttttctacggCCAGCTGCATTTGTATTACCAAGTCGAGAAGCTTTGTGCTTGGGTGATAGGGTAATAATGTATCTTCCACGTTGTGCAGACACAAATTCTGAAGTCAGAAAAATATCAGCACAAGTAAGTAGTATCTGAGAAGTCTTGTTCCTGTTATAAGGCACAACCTCTCCTTAAGTCCTTGTATAGCTTCTGGAATATAATATGGTCTATATTTTATAAAGTGCATGTTCTCTAGTATTCAATTCTATAGAGAGGACATGGCTGACTTGTTCTTAAATAGtccaattaattgttttttgtgCAGATTCTTGATCTACTCTTCAGCATCTCTCTTTCACTTCCAAGACCTGCTGGTTCATCTATATCTGCTGAAGATATAGAATTGTCATACAGCGCATTATCTTCTCTTGAGGATGTTATAGCCATATTGAGGAATGTAAGTTCACTGATCACCTTGTTTCACTACCTTGCTTGTTGTTCTTCTTTTTCCaactttattgtattttatagttgcaaaggaaaaaaaaatgagactgAAGATCTTGGTTttcatgtgtatatatatatatatatatatatatatatatatatatatatatatatatatccaggATACTTCAATTGATCCATCAGAAGTTTTCAACAGGATTGTTTCCTCTCTCTGCATTCTGTTGACAAAGGAGGAGGCAAGTGTCTTTgattctgtgtgtgtgtgtgtgtatcgtATCTAAGTTATAATTAATAACTGTCTTGGCAATCATGTACAGCTGGTTGCTACACTGCATGGTTGCTCAGTGGCTATATGTGATAAGATCAAGCAGTCAGCTGAAGGGGCTATTCAAGCTGTTGTTGAATTTGTTACGAAGAGAGGGAGAGAATTGACTGAGATTGATATCTCAAGGTTTAAAGCATAGTTTATATACCAATATTGTTACTTGAAAAACCAACTTTGTTGATATCATCATATATCATCTTTTGAGCCGGTAAAATTTGAGCATAAGTTATGATGGAATTACATTTTTTGCCTATAGGACAACCCAATCATTGATTTCTGCCACTGTGCATGCAACTGACAAACATTTGCGTGTGGAAACTCTTGGAGCTGTATCCTTTTAATATTCTAATGTTTAAAGTTGATATATGTCATTGACCGTCTTTTgtcataattttaacttgttGGAATCAACACAATTGTTTATAATATTGCAGAAATATTGTTTTTCCCTCTCTCTCGtgtgtgttgtgtgtgtgtgtgtgtgtgtgttcagTACATGTTGTTATCTTATTAGAGGGCGAGCCCTGATGGTAAAGTTATGCCTTGGCGACCGGTTGGTCATGGGTTTGAATCtagaaacagcctctttgcatatgcaagggtaaagCTGCATACAGTGTCCCCTCCATACATTCACTTAGCGAGGAGCCTCTGGGTACTGGGATGCATCAGCTTTTTTTTATATGCTGTTATCAACCTGTTTACCTCAGGCAAATTCATCCTTTACTTGTGAAAAAGATTTCTTCTTTGGCTGAAAACACTAGCCCAAGAACTGTTTTTGATGAAGTCCTGGCTGCTGCTGGAAGGGATACAATCACAAAGGATATATCTAGGTTACGTGGGGGATGGCCAATGCAGGATGCATTCTATGTAAGTTTGTCATTGTTTTCAGTAAGAACTTCTTTACCTCACCATTGTACGGATTGTTCCCTGTTCAGTTTTGATCTTCAATTTATTTGCCTATAGAAATGATTAGAATGGTAGAAAAATAGTAATTGCAACTTGTAAGTAACTGTACTTCCTTGGTTGCAACTTGCAGTAAGTGTAAGCGTGCAATTTTGAGAACATGTATAAATGCTATTAAACATTGAGTTTGATGGTGGTGTTTCATAATCCAGTTTGTAATAATCTATACCTAAGAAAACAATAGAAGAATCCATTGAAAAATACCCTTTTGTAATTGGTTTTATTGAAaacgtttaatttttttataaaacctaGAGCACTGACTGATCAATGTAGACAAACCAACTTGGTGGGATAGGTTGATTGTACAAAAGAGTATCTTTGTTATGAGTTTCCAGTTCAATCTCTTCCTACTTACCattcttttgttctttgttaATTCTTATCAACAACCAATTATCTCGTAAGTTTAAGCTGTGAAGGAAcatgaatgattttatattacatCTCTAGCATGCCCCACTAATGGAAGAGTCCTTTGGGCTTGAAACATGGGCAAGGCATAGGCTCACCTACATAATGTTTAAATTCAACCTTCTATTGAAAAAATGGGTGAAAGATGAATTGAACTCTAGACCACTTGGTCATAGAGGCTTTAATTTATATTACGTTATGAACAAACAATCCCAAAAGCTTAAGCTATTAGGTGATGACAcaaatgattttagtttttgcaCTTTTATTTCTGATTAACATCCCTGTTCTTTAAATACCATTATAAAATGAGTTTCATGTTGTCATCtgtactcccatttgaagttttttgtgtttttgttttgttttttttacaaattaattgatttatagAGTACAATTTTTTCCAGGCATTTTCTCAGCACATGGTACTGTCAGTTTTGTTTCTAGAACATGTGATATCTGTTCTTAGCCAGATTCCTATCCTTAAAGGTGATGTGGAGAGACTTGAGGATAGCCAGGTTGACAGTCATACAGAAGATGGCAAACTGCAAGCTGCAATTTTTGCTCTTACCGCTTTCTTCAGGTCTGTGTTATCAGTTATGCTTTTTGTATTTAAGATACATAAATCATCCAACAATTTCACAAACCATTATTTGATGCAGAGGTGGGGGAAAAGTTGGAAAAAGGGCCGTTGAACAAAACTATGCTTCTGTTCTTTCTGAGCTTACACTGCAACTTGGAAGCTGTCATGGTTTAACCTATTCTGGTCAGCATGAACCATTGAGGTGAGAGTCTAGCACTATTACTTGCATGTTGGCATCTATGTTTGTGCTGCAAGTAAGAtatgtctttattttattttttgttttatgtataaaaaacactgtaaaatttaaatgttgaagataatttaaaaaatagtatgttTTGAAATGTACTGTTAATGTTATTTTTGGATAGTTTTCAAGGGAAATTAGGGAGATATTTAAATCTGTAAGTAAATCCCCAATGTGAGTTTTTACATTCTGACCCACCATTCTTTTTCTAGGACATGTTATTTTAGTCATATGATTTAGTTGGTGTCTTTAGGGGATGAAGATACCGAGGAAACTGAAGTCAGAGCTGTATTTATAAGTGAACATAAAAGTTGTGAACAATTACACATAAATATGTACACAACTGCACTTGTGGATTCTATGTATAATCCACTTTCATGTTCTTGTGCAGGAATCTTCTTACTGCATTTCAGGCATTCTGTGAATGCGTTGGTGACCTAGAGATGGGCAAGGTAGACAAACGTTTGAAAATTGCTCCATTTTATGGATGTAAGATATGGTCTTGTAagcaaattaatataaaaatattcctTTATTCAGATTTTAGCTAGAGATGGAGAACTATTGGAAAATGAGAGGTGGATTAGTCTCATTGGAGACATAGCAGGCTGCATATCTATAAAGCGACCAAAAGAGGTAATATGATTTGAAATATAGTTCAACAACTAGTTAATGCATTAATTTATATATCCAGATGAGTTCATAATTTTATGACCGAAAGAAAATGCTACTAGAATATTGGAGTAGCTTTTGTTGTTGGTGTTGAAGTTGGAGATGTAAATCAAATCCATTTCTGGAAATTCTTTGACAGTTCAAAGCTATTAGTTTTAGGATGATTAAGTTATTGACATTGTATCTTAAATCATAATCTCTTTGATCAACTGATTAGGAGTTCAATCCTCACTGCCTCTATTGCATTAGGGGGTAtgttgggttacaagtgtgaggtgaagtcccacatcgagtagaagtggaaaggttgagcaccatataagtgaggagaagacccataaacctgagccttaaggttttgggttagagtgtggtgtcaggtctccttaagtggtggctcgtggtccacaggtatacccctcgaatctccccaacaattggtatcagagccgatGGTTCAAGTTGGTGACCGACTCAGACGAGTATGCAAGTACCGCAGGTGGTCAGAATGGCTAGCGGCACAGCGTGCCCCGCAGGTGAAGCGGGGTGGCCAGAATGGCTAGTGGGCAGGGCAAGTACCGCAGGTGGCCATGGCTATACTCATGGATGATAAAGACTTCCGCTCGAGGGGGAGACTACcatgtggaagagactcacacttgaAGGGGAGATGtgttgggttacaagtgtgaggtgaagtcccacatcgggtagaagtggaaaggttgagcaccatataagtgaggagaagacccataaacctgagccttaaggttttgggttagagtgtggtgtcaggt encodes the following:
- the LOC114400624 gene encoding protein SHOOT GRAVITROPISM 6 isoform X2, whose translation is MMEEIYLHLSGANSALQSMVQILAEFASTDPLQFIPHWKGVLSRILPILGNVRDMHRPIFANAFKCWCQAAWQYSIDFPSHFPQDGDVMSFLNSAFELLLRVWAASRDLKVRVASVEALGQMVGLITRTQLKTALPRLIPTILDLYKKDQDIAFLATCSLHNLLNASLLSESGPPMLDFEDLTLVLSTLLPVVSFNNDSKDQSDFPVGLKMYNEVQHCFLTVGLVYPDDLFLFLVNKCRLREEPLTFGSLCILKHLLPRLSEAWHSKIPLLVEAVKSLLEEQNLGVRKALSELIVVMASHCYLVGSSGELFIEYLVRHCAITDQNRSDLESTPNKRIEMKIGAVTPGELRAVCEKGLLLVTITIPEMEHILWPFLLRMIIPLTYTGAVATVCRCISELWRHRSYSNDMLSECKTRPDIPSAEELLARLLVLLHNPLAREQLATQILTVLCLLAPLFPKNINLFWQDEIPKMKAYVSDTEDLKQDPSYQDTWDDMIINFLAESLDVIQDADWVMSLGNVFAKHYELYASDDQHTALLHRCLGILLQKVNDRAYVCDKIDWMYKQANIANPTNRLGLAKAMGLVAASHLDTVLEKLKDILDNVGQSIFQRILSLFSDSFRTEESDDIHAALALMYGYAAKYAPSTVIEARINALVGTNMLSRLLHVRLPKAKQAVITAIDLLGNAVINAAESGSPFPLKRRDQLLDYILTLMGRDDEDGFADYNDLLRTQALAISACTTLVSVEPKLTVETRSHVMKATLGFFAIPNDPVDVVNPLIDNLITLLCAILLTGGEDGRSRAELLMLILRQIDQFVCSPVEYQRKRGCLAVHEMLLKFRMICVSGYCALGCRGSCAHNKQMDRTLYGNFSKLPSAFVLPSREALCLGDRVIMYLPRCADTNSEVRKISAQILDLLFSISLSLPRPAGSSISAEDIELSYSALSSLEDVIAILRNDTSIDPSEVFNRIVSSLCILLTKEELVATLHGCSVAICDKIKQSAEGAIQAVVEFVTKRGRELTEIDISRTTQSLISATVHATDKHLRVETLGAISSLAENTSPRTVFDEVLAAAGRDTITKDISRLRGGWPMQDAFYAFSQHMVLSVLFLEHVISVLSQIPILKGDVERLEDSQVDSHTEDGKLQAAIFALTAFFRGGGKVGKRAVEQNYASVLSELTLQLGSCHGLTYSGQHEPLRNLLTAFQAFCECVGDLEMGKILARDGELLENERWISLIGDIAGCISIKRPKEVQNICLFFQNSLDRPQKYQREAAAAALSEFVRYSGGLGSLLEQMVEVLCRHVSDESSTVRRLCLRGLVQIPLIHILKYTAQVLGVILALLDDLDESVQLTAVSCLLMILNSSPDDAVEPILLNLSIRLRNLQTSMNAKMRATSFAVFGALSKYGIGVLSEAFVEQVHAAVPRLVLHLHDEDFSVRLACRNTLKQVCPLMEIEGMLAVLNTHSFLSDHRSDYEDFLRDIAKQFTQHLPSRVDSYMASTVQAFDAPWPIIQANAIYFCSSMLSLSDNQHILAVYHSQVFGMLVGKLSRSPDAVVRATSSAALGLLLKSSHLCSWRAVELDRLESTSRNHDVESTKN